In Cryptomeria japonica chromosome 10, Sugi_1.0, whole genome shotgun sequence, a genomic segment contains:
- the LOC131035485 gene encoding protein DETOXIFICATION 40 — protein MEPEVHKALLERAPKSGNGHGHPVTEIYTLEMILCDTNQSWAKRMGAATLLESKMLWRLAAPTVVVYMVNYIMCFITQLFCGRLGNLQLAAASLGNTGIQVFAYGLMLGMGSAVETLCGQAYGAKKYEMLGIYLQRSTLLLMATSIPLTIIYIFSKPILLLLGESDRIATAAAIFVYGLIPEIYAYAANFPIQKFMQAQSIVAPSAYISFFTIFIHLILSWLAIYKMGWGIFGAAFVLSLSWWIIVIAQYAYIVKSDKCKHTWTGFSLQAFHGLPSFFKLSAASAVMLCLETWYFQILVLIAGHLKNAEIALDSLAICMAILGWVYMISVGFNAAASVRVGNELGAGNPKAAAFSVAMVTMVSFLISIIFAIIVIVLRNVMSYAFTEGKEVADVVSELAPFLALSIILNGIQPVLSGVAVGCGWQALVAYINVGCYYIIGLPLGCILGFKLDLGVKGIWSGMLGGTTLQTIVLLFITFKTNWTKEVEKASQRLSTWDAKTQDTSQECTTSNKA, from the exons ATGGAGCCTGAAGTGCACAAGGCTTTGTTAGAAAGGGCTCCTAAATCTGGGAATGGCCATGGCCACCCAGTGACTGAGATTTATACTTTAGAGATGATTTTATGTGATACCAATCAGTCATGGGCAAAGAGGATGGGAGCAGCAACATTATTGGAATCCAAGATGTTGTGGAGGCTTGCAGCACCTACAGTTGTAGTTTATATGGTAAACTATATAATGTGCTTTATCACACAGTTATTTTGTGGACGTTTGGGCAACCTGCAGCTTGCTGCTGCCTCTCTTGGGAATACAGGAATCCAAGTGTTTGCTTATGGTCTCATG TTAGGCATGGGAAGTGCAGTAGAAACTCTATGTGGACAAGCCTATGGAGCAAAAAAGTATGAAATGTTGGGAATATACCTCCAAAGATCTACACTCTTATTGATGGCAACCTCTATTCCTCTCACAATAATCTACATATTTTCAAAGCCAATCCTGCTACTTTTGGGTGAATCTGATAGAATAGCAACTGCAGcagccatatttgtgtatggtctAATCCCAGAAATCTATGCCTATGCTGCTAATTTTCCCATCCAAAAGTTTATGCAAGCACAAAGCATTGTGGCACCTAGTGCTTATATTtcattctttaccatctttatccACCTGATTTTGAGTTGGTTGGCAATTTACAAGATGGGTTGGGGAATTTTTGGAGCAGCATTTGTTTTGAGCTTATCTTGGTGGATTATTGTTATAGCACAATATGCATATATTGTGAAAAGTGACAAGTGTAAGCACACTTGGACTGGGTTTTCTCTTCAGGCATTCCATGGCTTGCCATCTTTCTTCAAATTATCAGCTGCTTCTGCTGTTATGTTGTG TTTGGAGACATGGTACTTCCAGATATTGGTGCTCATAGCTGGCCACTTAAAAAATGCAGAAATTGCATTGGACTCATTGGCTATatg CATGGCAATTTTGGGGTGGGTATATATGATATCTGTTGGGTTTAATGCTGCTGCTAG TGTTAGAGTAGGTAATGAGCTTGGTGCTGGGAATCCAAAAGCAGCAGCATTTTCAGTGGCAATGGTGACCATGGTCTCCTTCTTAATATCAATAATTTTTGCCATCATTGTTATTGTTCTAAGAAATGTCATGAGTTATGCCTTCACTGAAGGGAAGGAAGTAGCAGATGTTGTATCAGAACTTGctccatttcttgctttatccaTTATTCTCAATGGCATACAACCAGTACTTTCAG GTGTGGCCGTTGGTTGTGGATGGCAAGCTCTTGTGGCTTATATAAATGTAGGTTGCTACTATATCATTGGACTCCCATTAGGATGCATTCTTGGCTTCAAACTTGATCTTGGAGTGAAG GGAATTTGGTCAGGGATGCTAGGTGGAACAACATTACAAACTATAGTTTTGTTGTTCATCACTTTCAAAACAAATTGGACCAAAGAG